The DNA sequence CTGGGCAAGAACCTGCTCGTCGCGATCATGCCGTGGGAGGGCCACAACTACGAGGACGCGATCATCCTGTCGCAGCGCCTCGTGCAGGACGACGTCCTGACCTCGATCCACATCGAGGAGCACGAGATCGACGCGCGGGACACCAAGCTGGGCGCCGAGGAGATCACCCGGGACATCCCGAACGTCTCCGAGGAGGTCCTGGCCGACCTCGACGAGCGCGGCATCATCCGCATCGGCGCCGAGGTCCAGCCCGGTGACATCCTGGTCGGCAAGGTCACGCCCAAGGGCGAGACCGAGCTGACCCCGGAGGAGCGGCTGCTGCGCGCGATCTTCGGCGAGAAGGCGCGCGAGGTGCGCGACACGTCGCTGAAGGTGCCCCACGGCGAGTACGGCAAGGTCATCGGCATCCGCGTGTTCAGCCGCGAGGACGACGACGAGCTGCCCCCCGGCGTGAACGAGCTGGTGCGCGTCTACGTGGCCCAGAAGCGCAAGATCCAGGACGGTGACAAGCTCGCCGGCCGCCACGGCAACAAGGGCGTCATCGGCAAGATCCTCCCGGTCGAGGACATGCCGTTCCTCGAGGACGGCACCCCGGTCGACATCGTGCTGAACACGCACGGCGTGCCGCGTCGTATGAACATCGGCCAGGTGTTGGAGACCCACCTCGGGTGGATCGCCAAGCAGGGCTGGAGCATCAACGGCGACCCGGACTGGGCGAAGAACCTGCCCGAGGAGCTCTACCACGTGGAGCCGGGCACGAAGACCGCCACGCCGGTCTTCGACGGCGCGCGCGAGGACGAGATCACGGGCCTGCTCGGCTCGACGATCCCGAACCGCGACGGCGAGCGCATGGTCAAGGAGAACGGCAAGGCGGTGCTCCTCGACGGGCGCAGCGGCGAGCCGTACCCCTTCCCCGTGTCGGTCGGCTACATGTACATCCTGAAGCTGCTGCACCTGGTGGACGACAAGATCCACGCCCGGTCCACCGGCCCGTACTCGATGATCACGCAGCAGCCGCTGGGTGGTAAGGCGCAGTTCGGTGGTCAGCGCTTCGGTGAGATGGAGTGCTGGGCGATGCAGGCGTACGGCGCCGCGTACACGCTCCAGGAACTGCTCACGATCAAGTCCGACGACGTGCTCGGCCGCGTGAAGGTCTACGAGGCCATCGTCAAGGGCGAGAACATCCCGGAGCCCGGTATCCCGGAGTCCTTCAAGGTGCTGCTCAAGGAGCTCCAGTCGCTGTGCCTCAACGTCGAGGTGCTGTCCTCGGACGGCGCCGCGATCGAGATGCGCGACGGCGACGACGAAGACCTCGAGCGCGCGGCCGCGAACCTCGGCATCAACCTGTCGAGGTCCGAGTCGCCGTCCGTGGACGACGTCGTCAACTGACGCTCGCCGGTCACCGGGGGCGCGCACCCCGCCCGGTCGGGGGCGTCCCCGGTGACCCAGCCACCAGCACCCCAAGCAGCACCGAACCAAAAAGGGGAAGAGAGTAGACGTGCTCGACGTCAACTTCTTCGATGAGCTTCGCATCGGTCTCGCGACCGCGGACGACATCCGCCAGTGGTCCTACGGCGAGGTCAAGAAGCCCGAGACCATCAACTACCGCACGCTCAAGCCGGAGAAGGACGGCTTGTTCTGCGAGAAGATCTTCGGTCCCACCCGGGACTGGGAGTGCTACTGCGGCAAGTACAAGCGCGTCCGCTTCAAGGGCATCATCTGCGAGCGCTGCGGCGTCGAGGTGACCCGCGCCAAGGTGCGCCGCGAGCGGATGGGCCACATCGAACTGGCCGCCCCCGTCACGCACATCTGGTACTTCAAGGGCGTCCCCAGCCGGTTGGGCTACCTGCTCGACCTGGCCCCGAAGGACCTCGAGAAGATCATCTACTTCGCCGCCTACGTCATCGTGGGCGTGAACACCGAGCTGCGCCACAACGACCTGCCCACGCTCGAGAACGAGATGCAGGTCGAGCGCAAGCGGGTCGAGAACCGGCGTGACGCCGACGTCGAGGCCCGTGCGCAGAAGCTGGAAGCCGACCTGGCCGAGCTGGAGGCGGAGGGCGCCAAGTCCGACGTCCGCCGCAAGGTCAAGGAGGGCGGCGAGCGCGAGATGCGCCAGCTCCGCGACCGCGCCCAGCGCGAGCTGGACCGGCTCGACGAGATCTGGTCCACGTTCACCAAGCTCGAGCGCGCCCAGCTGATCGCGGACGAGCTGCTCTACCGCGAGCTGTACGACCGCTACGGCGACTACTTCACCGGCGCCATGGGCGCGGAGGCCATCCAGAAGCTCCTGGGTGACTACGACGTCGACGCCGAGGCCGACGTGCTGCGCGAGACCATCCGCAGCGGCAAGGGCCAGAAGAAGCTGCGCGCCCTCAAGCGGCTCAAGGTCGTGGCCGCCTTCCAGGCGACCCGCAACAACCCGCAGGGCATGGTGCTGGACTGCGTCCCGGTCATCCCGCCGGACCTGCGCCCGATGGTGCAGCTCGACGGTGGCCGCTTCGCCACGTCCGACCTGAACGACCTGTACCGCCGCGTCATCAACCGCAACAACCGCCTCAAGCGGCTGATCGACCTCGGCGCGCCCGAGATCATCGTCAACAACGAGAAGCGGATGCTGCAGGAGGCCGTCGACGCGCTGTTCGACAACGGCCGCCGCGGCCGGCCGGTGACGGGCCCGGGCAACCGGCCGCTCAAGTCGCTGTCCGACCTGCTCAAGGGCAAGCAGGGCCGGTTCCGCCAGAACCTGCTCGGCAAGCGCGTCGACTACTCGGGCCGTTCGGTCATCGTGGTCGGCCCGCAGCTGAAGCTGCACCAGTGCGGCCTGCCCAAGCAGATGGCGCTGGAGCTGTTCAAGCCGTTCGTGATGAAGCGGCTGGTCGACCTCAACCACGCGCAGAACATCAAGTCCGCCAAGCGGATGGTGGAGCGCGCGCGCCCCGCCGTGTGGGACGTGCTCGAAGAGGTCATCACCGAGCACCCCGTGCTGCTCAACCGCGCGCCCACGCTGCACCGGCTGGGCATCCAGGCCTTCGAGCCGCAGCTGGTCGAGGGCAAGGCCATCCAGCTGCACCCGCTGGTCTGTGAAGCGTTCAACGCCGACTTCGACGGTGACCAGATGGCGGTCCACCTGCCGCTGTCCGCCGAGGCGCAGGCCGAGGCGCGCGTGCTGATGCTGTCGTCGAACAACATCCTCTCGCCCGCGTCGGGCAAGCCGCTGGCCATGCCGCGTCTGGACATGGTCACCGGCCTGTACCACCTGACCCGGCACAAGGAGGACGACCTCGGCGAGGGCCAGGCGTACTCCTCGCCCGCCGAGGCGCTGATGGCGTTCGACCGCAAGGTGCTCGGACTCCAGGCGATGGTCAAGATCCGGATCACGGACAAGAACCCGCCGAAGGGCGCCGAGCCGGAGGGCTGGGAGCCCGGTCAGCCGTGGCTGGCCGAGACCACCCTCGGTCGCGTGCTGTTCAACGAGGTCCTGCCGCAGGACTACCCGTTCATCAACGAGGTCATGCCGAAGAAGCGGCAGGCGACGATCATCAACGACCTCGCCGAGCGGTACCCGATGGTCACCGTCGCCCGGACGCTGGACAAGCTGAAGGACGCCGGTTTCTACTGGGCCACCCGGTCGGGCGTCACGGTCGCGATCTCCGACGTGCTCGTGCCGGAGGCCAAGCAGGGCATCCTGGACGAGTACGAGAAGCTCGCGGACGCGGTGGAGAAGCGCTACCAGCGCGGTCAGCTCTCCTACACCGAGCGCAACAACGAGCTCGTCAAGGTGTGGACCAAGGCCACCGAAGAGGTCGCCGAGGTCATGGAGGCCAACTTCCCCGAGGACAACTCGATCCGCATGATCGTGAAGTCCGGGGCGGCGGGCAACATGACCCAGGTCCGGTCGCTGGCCGGCATGCGTGGTCTGGTGACCAACCCGAAGGGCGAGTACATCCCGCGTCCGATCAAGAACTCGTTCCGCGAGGGCTTGTCGGTGCTGGAGTACTTCATCGCCACGCACGGTGCCCGCAAGGGTCTGGCCGACACCGCGCTGCGCACCGCCGACTCGGGTTACCTGACCCGTCGTCTGGTGGACGTCTCGCAGGACGTGATCATCCGCGAGATCGACTGCGGCACCAGCCGCGGCGTGAACATGACGGTCGGCGAGCGGCAGGGCGACAAGGTCGGGCTGCACGAGTTCGCGCAGACCAGCGTGTACGCGCGGACCATCGCCGAGGACATCACCGACGCCGATGGCAACATCGTGCTCAACCGCGGTGACGACCTGGGCGACCCGGCGCTGGCCACGCTCGTCGAGGCGGGCGTGACGCGGGTCAAGGTCCGGTCCGTGCTGACCTGCGAGTCCGCGGTCGGTGTGTGCGCGTCGTGCTACGGCCGTTCGATGGCGACCGGCAAGCTGGTCGACGTCGGCGAGGCCGTCGGCATCGTCGCCGCGCAGTCCATCGGTGAGCCCGGCACGCAGCTGACCATGCGCACGTTCCACCAGGGTGGTGTGGCCGGTGACGACATCACCACCGGTCTGCCCCGTGTGCAGGAGCTGTTCGAGGCCCGGGTGCCGAAGGGCAAGGCGCCCATCGCGGACGTCGACGGCCGGGTGCGCATCGAGGACGGCGACCGGTTCTGGAAGATCACCCTCATCCCGGACGACGGGTCCGAGGAGATCGTCTTCGAGAAGCTGTCGAAGCGTCAGCGGCTGGCCAACACGGCCACCGGTCCGCTGCAGGACGGCGACCACGTGCACGTGGGCCAGCAGCTGCTGGAGGGCACGCCCGACCCGCACGAGGTGCTGCGCGTGATGGGGCCCCGCGAGGCCCAGCTGCACCTGGTGCAGGAGGTCCAGAAGGTCTACCGGGCCCAGGGCGTGGCGATCCACGACAAGCACATCGAGGTCATCGTCCGGCAGATGCTGCGCCGGGTGACGATCATCGACTCGGGTGCGACCGAGTTCCTGCCGGGCTCGCTGGTCGAGCGCGCGGAGTTCGAGTCGGGCAACCGGGCCGTGGTGGCGGAGGGCGGCGAGCCCGCCGCCGGCCGTCCGGTGCTGATGGGCATCACGAAGGCGTCGCTGGCCACGGACTCGTGGCTGTCGGCGGCCTCCTTCCAGGAGACGACGAGGGTGCTGACCGACGCCGCCATCAACGGGCGTTCGGACAAGCTCATCGGCCTGAAGGAGAACGTGATCATCGGCAAGCTGATCCCGGCCGGCACCGGCATCAACCGGTACCGGAACATCCAGGTGCAGCCGACCGAGGAAGCGCGTGCGGCGGCGTACGCCATCCCGAGCTACGACGACGGCTACTACACGCCGGACGTCTTCGGCACGGGCACGGGCGCCGCGGTCCCGCTGGACGACTACGACTTCGGCCGCGACTACCGCTGAAGCAGCTAGTCCCGTGAAGGGCCCCCGGAGCCTCCCGCTCCGGGGGCCCTTCCCGTGTGTCGAACGCTCAAGCCTCGTGTGTCGAACGCTCAGGACCCCTGAATTCAACGCTCAGGACGTGCGGACGCCCGATGGCGGGCCGCCGGTGCGTTCTGAATGTCGAATTCAGGGGTCCTGAGCGTTCGACTCTCGGGTCCTGGGGGTTCGACACGCGGGCCTGAGGGTTCGACACGCGGGTCCTGAGGGTTCGACACGCGGGTGGTCAGGGGCGGCGGCGGGACCTGGCCAGGGAGCGGGCGCGGGCGACCAGGTCGTCGACCAGGTCCGAGTCCGCGAGCGGGGGAGTGGCGTCCGAGCAGCACGGAGGCTTGGTGCGCTTCTCGGTCAGCTTCGGGCGGACGCCGGCCAGCTCGTACAGCGCCTCGTAGAGGTCGCGGCCGGGGTCGTCGTCGTGCGGGCCGACGAGCAGGACCCACGCGGTGTGCGGCGCGGGGAAGGCGACCACCACGCGGTCGGGGCCGCGGAGGTGCTTCACGCACAGGCGCGGCAGGGGTTCGGGGCCGGTCACCCGGTAGCCGAGGGCCAGGCAGCCGCTGTGGGCGAGCTCGTCCAGGAACCGGTCGTAGGCGGCGCGGGCGGCACCGCGCAGGCCGGCGGCCTGACCGGCCGCGACGGGCGTTTCGACGACGGTGATCAGCGAACTACGCGTCCTTCGCCGCGGTGCAGCTGGTCCAGGCTGGTGGCGAGGTCGTCACGGTCCAGCAGCGCCGCGTCGCTCAACCGCCGGTGCACCTCGTCCAACAGCCCGCGGCTCTTGCCGGCGCGCCGCAGGTCCGACACGACGTGCAGCACCTCGTGCAGCCGCACGGCGTCCAGCAGCATCCGGGGCTCCTGGCTGTGGATGGCCAGCACGCCCTCGCGCGCCCACGCCTTGACCGTCTTCTCGGTCAGGTCGAGCAGCTCGCCGGCCACCACGGGCCGCACCGGCGGCGCCGTGCGCAGGGCCTTCGCCACCACGCCGTGCAGCTTGCGCCGCCGCTCGTCGTCCTCCGACAAGCTCGACGCGACCTCTTCGATCTCCTCGATCTGGTCGAACAGGTCGCGGATCCGCGCAGCCTCGGTGGCGACGGACATGACGGGCCTCCTCGGGTCACTACCGAGTATCACCCGATTTTTCGGTAGTAGCAACGGTGGCCCCGCACCGGGGTGCGGGGCCACCGAGGGTGAAGATCAGGACGAGAAGAACAACCCGCCCAGGCCGCGGTGCTTCCGGTGGCCGTAGTGGCCGCCGCCGTAGCCCCAACCCGGCTGCGGAGCCGGCTGCTGCACGTAGTGCACCTGCGCAGGAGGCGCGACGGGCGGCGGGGGCGGCGGAGCCATCTGCTGCTCGAGCCGGGTGATGGCCTCCAGCTCGCCGTAGTCGAGGAAGACCCCGCGGCAGCCATCGCACTGCTCGATGTGCACGCCCATGCGGTCGAAGGTGCGCATGTTCGCATGACACTTGGGACACTGCATCGTGTGAGCCTCCTGCTCTTGACGCGATGGATTCGATATTAGCCGCGCCGAATGGGTTCGTGTGTCGACACGATCCGGGCGCAAGCGTCGATCAGCGCTTCCTGAGCGTCGTTCAACCCGGTTCCGTCGCGCTCCGCAGCGGAAAGGGCACGCGCCGCCATCTGCACGACCAAAGCGCGCGCCGGAGCATCCAGCACCGACCACGGATCGGCCCGCGGCACGCCCGCGCCGCCCGAGTCCAGGTACGCCCCGAGCAGCCGGCCCCACGCCTGCGCGTCGAGCACGCCCGCCGCGTGCAGCGCGGCCGGCCGCGCCATGTCCCACGCCGGATCGCCCACGCCCAGGTCGTCGACGTCGATCAGCCGGTACCCGTCCCGCCGCACGAGTTGGCCCAGGTGCCAGTCGCCGTGGATGAGCGTGGTGCCGCCCGCCTCGAACTCCGGCAACGTCGCGAACGCCCGCCGCACGAGGTCGGCCGCGGGCGTGTGCAGCGCCAGGTCGCGCACGGCCCGCCGCATCCGGGGCACGGCGCCGGCGGCCGGCACGGGCGGCGCGAAGTCCGCCGAGGTGAACCGGTGCAGCGCGGCGAGCATCCGCCCGGCGGCCTCCATCGGCAGGTCCTCGGGCTCGCCCTGCGGCACCGGCGTGCCCATCGGCCACGCCGTCACGACCCGGCCGAGCACGACCGCGGGCGCCGAGCGGGGCGCGAGCAGCAGCCCGCCCAGCCGCGGGTCGGCGGCCAGCCGGAGCCGGGCGGTGAGCACGCCGAGGTCCGTGCCGCGCTCGTGCGCCTTGAGCACCACGTCCGCGACCCGGACCACGACGACGTCGCCGCGCACCGCGAGCACCTCGGGCGAGGCGTCGGCGGCCACCAGCGCCGCCATGCCCGCGATGAGATCGGAGTTCACCGGACCAGTGTGACCCGACTCGCGCCCGACCCCGCGTACGACTCGATCGAGTGAAATAGCGGTCACGTCGACCGGCGCGTCCGGCACATTCGTGCTGTCCTGAGCGGTGAGCGGCTCCGCCACGGCGGGGCTCGGCCGGCCGGCGGCTGCGAGGGCCGCCACCGATCCACCCCCGCGATGGGCCCACGCCCACCACGTCGTCCGCGGGAGCAGGTTCGACGGTGGGGCCGTTTTGACCCGTGGGAACCAGGCGGGGTATCTTTGGTACTCGTGCCCGACCCATGTCGGGCCGCTCCGCGTGCCTACGCGCCAGTGGTGCTGGAAAGCCGGCCGCGGTGACCTCCACGCGTAGGGGCATCCTGGGATGTCGCCTGCGGACCTGGGGCGCAGTGCACGCACTTTCGGCACCGCCGGAAGTGGCGACACGCCCGACCTCGGGTGCAGAGAGGGACCAAGTAAACAGGGCTCGTCGCCCACGCGGCGGGCACGTAAAGGGAAGAAGCAGCCGGCGTATGCCAACGATCCAGCAGCTGGTCCGCAAGGGCCGGCAGGACAAGGTCGCCAAGCAGAAGACCGCGGCGCTCAAGGGCAGCCCGCAGCGGCGCGGTGTGTGCACCCGCGTCTACACGACCACGCCCAAGAAGCCGAACTCGGCGCTGCGCAAGGTCGCCCGCGTGAAGCTGACGAGCGGTATCGAGGTCACGGCTTACATCCCCGGTGAGGGCCACAACCTCCAGGAGCACTCGATGGTGCTCGTGCGCGGCGGTCGTGTGAAGGACCTCCCCGGTGTCCGCTACAAGATCATCCGCGGTTCCCTCGACACGCAGGGCGTGAAGAACCGCAAGCAGGCTCGCAGCCGGTACGGCGCGAAGAAGGAGAAGAGCTGATGCCCCGCAAGGGACCGGCCCCGAAGCGGCCGCTGATCTCCGACCCGGTCTACAGCTCTCCGCTGGTGACCCAGCTCATCAACAAGGTGCTGGTCGACGGCAAGCGCTCCGTGGCCGAGCGGATCGTGTACGGCGCCCTCGAAGGTGCCCGCGAGAAGACCGGCACGGACCCGGTCGTCACGCTCAAGCGCGCCCTGGACAACGTCAAGCCCGCGCTCGAGGTGAAGTCCCGCCGCGTCGGTGGCGCCACCTACCAGGTGCCGGTCGAGGTCAAGCCCGGCCGCTCGACGACCCTCGCGCTGCGCTGGCTGATCACCTTCTCCCGGCAGCGCCGTGAGAAGACCATGATCGAGCGCCTGATGAACGAGCTGCTCGACGCGAGCAACGGCCTCGGCGCGAGCGTCAAGCGCCGCGAGGACACGCACAAGATGGCCGAGTCCAACAAGGCCTTCGCCCACTACCGCTGGTGATGTGACGCCCCGCCGGTCCCCGGGGACCGGCGGGGCTCTCCCAGCCCTAGTGAGCCTGCTACCAGCTAGCTCAAGACAGGGGAAGACACCCGTGGCACAGGACGTGCTCACCGACCTGGCCAAGGTCCGCAACATCGGGATCATGGCCCACATCGACGCGGGCAAGACCACGACGACCGAGCGGATCCTGTTCTACACCGGGATCAGCTACAAGATCGGCGAGGTCCACGACGGCGCCGCGGTCATGGACTGGATGGAGCAGGAGCAGGAG is a window from the Saccharothrix saharensis genome containing:
- a CDS encoding DNA-directed RNA polymerase subunit beta'; its protein translation is MLDVNFFDELRIGLATADDIRQWSYGEVKKPETINYRTLKPEKDGLFCEKIFGPTRDWECYCGKYKRVRFKGIICERCGVEVTRAKVRRERMGHIELAAPVTHIWYFKGVPSRLGYLLDLAPKDLEKIIYFAAYVIVGVNTELRHNDLPTLENEMQVERKRVENRRDADVEARAQKLEADLAELEAEGAKSDVRRKVKEGGEREMRQLRDRAQRELDRLDEIWSTFTKLERAQLIADELLYRELYDRYGDYFTGAMGAEAIQKLLGDYDVDAEADVLRETIRSGKGQKKLRALKRLKVVAAFQATRNNPQGMVLDCVPVIPPDLRPMVQLDGGRFATSDLNDLYRRVINRNNRLKRLIDLGAPEIIVNNEKRMLQEAVDALFDNGRRGRPVTGPGNRPLKSLSDLLKGKQGRFRQNLLGKRVDYSGRSVIVVGPQLKLHQCGLPKQMALELFKPFVMKRLVDLNHAQNIKSAKRMVERARPAVWDVLEEVITEHPVLLNRAPTLHRLGIQAFEPQLVEGKAIQLHPLVCEAFNADFDGDQMAVHLPLSAEAQAEARVLMLSSNNILSPASGKPLAMPRLDMVTGLYHLTRHKEDDLGEGQAYSSPAEALMAFDRKVLGLQAMVKIRITDKNPPKGAEPEGWEPGQPWLAETTLGRVLFNEVLPQDYPFINEVMPKKRQATIINDLAERYPMVTVARTLDKLKDAGFYWATRSGVTVAISDVLVPEAKQGILDEYEKLADAVEKRYQRGQLSYTERNNELVKVWTKATEEVAEVMEANFPEDNSIRMIVKSGAAGNMTQVRSLAGMRGLVTNPKGEYIPRPIKNSFREGLSVLEYFIATHGARKGLADTALRTADSGYLTRRLVDVSQDVIIREIDCGTSRGVNMTVGERQGDKVGLHEFAQTSVYARTIAEDITDADGNIVLNRGDDLGDPALATLVEAGVTRVKVRSVLTCESAVGVCASCYGRSMATGKLVDVGEAVGIVAAQSIGEPGTQLTMRTFHQGGVAGDDITTGLPRVQELFEARVPKGKAPIADVDGRVRIEDGDRFWKITLIPDDGSEEIVFEKLSKRQRLANTATGPLQDGDHVHVGQQLLEGTPDPHEVLRVMGPREAQLHLVQEVQKVYRAQGVAIHDKHIEVIVRQMLRRVTIIDSGATEFLPGSLVERAEFESGNRAVVAEGGEPAAGRPVLMGITKASLATDSWLSAASFQETTRVLTDAAINGRSDKLIGLKENVIIGKLIPAGTGINRYRNIQVQPTEEARAAAYAIPSYDDGYYTPDVFGTGTGAAVPLDDYDFGRDYR
- a CDS encoding zf-TFIIB domain-containing protein, which translates into the protein MQCPKCHANMRTFDRMGVHIEQCDGCRGVFLDYGELEAITRLEQQMAPPPPPPVAPPAQVHYVQQPAPQPGWGYGGGHYGHRKHRGLGGLFFSS
- a CDS encoding phosphotransferase family protein; this encodes MNSDLIAGMAALVAADASPEVLAVRGDVVVVRVADVVLKAHERGTDLGVLTARLRLAADPRLGGLLLAPRSAPAVVLGRVVTAWPMGTPVPQGEPEDLPMEAAGRMLAALHRFTSADFAPPVPAAGAVPRMRRAVRDLALHTPAADLVRRAFATLPEFEAGGTTLIHGDWHLGQLVRRDGYRLIDVDDLGVGDPAWDMARPAALHAAGVLDAQAWGRLLGAYLDSGGAGVPRADPWSVLDAPARALVVQMAARALSAAERDGTGLNDAQEALIDACARIVSTHEPIRRG
- the rpsL gene encoding 30S ribosomal protein S12, whose translation is MPTIQQLVRKGRQDKVAKQKTAALKGSPQRRGVCTRVYTTTPKKPNSALRKVARVKLTSGIEVTAYIPGEGHNLQEHSMVLVRGGRVKDLPGVRYKIIRGSLDTQGVKNRKQARSRYGAKKEKS
- the rpsG gene encoding 30S ribosomal protein S7; this translates as MPRKGPAPKRPLISDPVYSSPLVTQLINKVLVDGKRSVAERIVYGALEGAREKTGTDPVVTLKRALDNVKPALEVKSRRVGGATYQVPVEVKPGRSTTLALRWLITFSRQRREKTMIERLMNELLDASNGLGASVKRREDTHKMAESNKAFAHYRW